A single region of the Triticum dicoccoides isolate Atlit2015 ecotype Zavitan chromosome 2B, WEW_v2.0, whole genome shotgun sequence genome encodes:
- the LOC119364693 gene encoding probable inactive receptor kinase At1g27190 — MPPSLRLLLLLALALALTLPPAAPQPAPGSAAQPQEDDAKCLRGVKSDLRDPEGRLSSWTSNTSAGAVCDFSGISCWNPQESRILAVSLSGFGLQGKIPPALQYCRSANTLDLSSNALEGQIPPALCDWIPFVVNLDLSGNRLTGPLPSELANCRFLNSLKLSDNAFSGQIPASLARLDRLKALDLSGNHLEGQIPSQLGSAFSKDSFSGNSGLCGHPVSSRCGGGLGGTGLGIVIAAGVFGAAASLLLAFFFWRCTGKGKAGRRRQGRGGSESEVTAAEDGSWWAERLRAAHNRLAPVSLFQKPIVKVKLADLLAATQDFSTSHIVVAGSSRAGTAYRAVLRDGSALTVKRLHSCPLSEKAFRSEMGRIGQLRHPNIVPLLGFCVVEEERLLVYKHMESGALSKVMKEPGETLLDWATRLRIAVGAARGLAWLHHGFQMPQIHQNLSSSAVLLDEDYEARITDVGLTRLVRMAPGEGGDTSPFLNGDFGEFGYVAPEYASNPVGTMKGDTYAFGVILLELVSGQEAASVSSDVGEGFKGTLVDWVYQLKSTGRIADAVDKSLKGSDAEISEFLKVAFQCIVARPKERISMYRVYHSLKSIGTGRDVSEQFDEFPLAYNKDDSDT; from the coding sequence ATGCCGCCCTCGCTCCGCCTCCTCCTGCTGCTAGCCCTGGCCCTAGCTCTCACCCTCCCGCCCGCCGCGCCGCAGCCGGCGCCCGGGTCGGCGGCGCAGCCGCAGGAGGACGACGCCAAGTGCCTCCGCGGCGTCAAGAGCGACCTCAGGGACCCCGAGGGCCGCCTCTCCTCCTGGACCAGCAACACCTCCGCGGGCGCCGTCTGCGACTTCTCCGGCATCTCCTGCTGGAACCCGCAGGAGTCGCGCATCCTCGCCGTATCCCTCTCCGGCTTCGGCCTCCAGGGCAAAATCCCCCCCGCGCTCCAGTACTGCCGCTCCGCCAACACGCTCGACCTCTCCTCCAACGCGCTCGAGGGCCAGATACCGCCCGCGCTCTGCGACTGGATCCCCTTCGTCGTCAACCTCGACCTCTCCGGCAACCGCCTCACCGGCCCGCTCCCCTCCGAGCTCGCCAACTGCCGCTTCCTCAACTCGCTCAAGCTCAGCGACAACGCCTTCTCCGGCCAGATCCCCGCCTCCCTCGCGCGCCTCGACCGCCTCAAGGCGCTCGACCTCTCCGGGAACCACCTCGAGGGCCAGATCCCGTCCCAGCTCGGCTCTGCCTTCTCCAAGGACTCCTTCTCCGGGAACTCGGGCCTCTGTGGCCACCCTGTGTCCTCGCGCTGCGGCGGCGGACTTGGGGGCACCGGCCTCGGCATCGTTATTGCTGCCGGGGTCTTCGGCGCCGCCGCTTCGCTGCTCCTCGCCTTCTTCTTCTGGCGATGCACCGGGAAGGGCAAGGCTGgccgccgccgccagggccgcGGGGGAAGCGAGTCGGAGGTTACTGCCGCCGAAGACGGGAGCTGGTGGGCGGAGCGCCTGCGGGCCGCACACAACCGCCTGGCCCCGGTGTCCTTGTTCCAGAAACCGATCGTCAAGGTCAAGCTTGCCGACCTGCTGGCAGCCACACAGGACTTCAGCACAAGCCACATCGTGGTGGCCGGGAGCTCGCGGGCAGGGACCGCATACCGGGCCGTGCTGCGCGACGGGTCTGCGCTGACGGTGAAGCGCCTGCACTCATGCCCTCTCTCAGAGAAGGCGTTCAGGTCGGAGATGGGGCGGATTGGGCAGCTGCGCCACCCCAACATCGTGCCGCTGCTGGGGTTCTGTGTtgttgaggaggagcggctgctggtgTACAAGCATATGGAGAGTGGGGCTCTTTCCAAGGTGATGAAGGAGCCAGGGGAGACATTGCTGGATTGGGCGACGCGGCTCAGGATTGCTGTTGGGGCGGCGCGTGGTCTTGCGTGGCTGCACCATGGTTTCCAGATGCCACAGATTCACCagaacttgagctcaagcgcggtgCTTCTCGACGAGGACTATGAGGCTCGGATCACAGATGTTGGGCTCACAAGGCTGGTCCGGATGGCCCCAGGTGAAGGTGGAGATACAAGCCCCTTCCTCAATGGCGACTTCGGGGAGTTTGGGTATGTTGCCCCAGAGTATGCTAGCAATCCAGTTGGTACCATGAAGGGTGATACATATGCTTTTGGGGTCATACTATTGGAGCTCGTGAGCGGGCAGGAGGCTGCCTCTGTGTCAAGTGATGTGGGTGAAGGATTCAAGGGGACATTGGTGGATTGGGTATATCAGCTCAAGAGCACCGGCCGAATCGCCGATGCTGTGGATAAGTCATTGAAGGGCTCTGATGCAGAGATCAGCGAGTTCTTGAAGGTGGCTTTTCAGTGTATTGTGGCTCGGCCAAAGGAGAGGATCTCAATGTACAGGGTTTACCACTCTCTGAAGAGCATTGGAACGGGCCGTGATGTCTCGGAGCAGTTTGACGAATTTCCGCTGGCCTATAACAAGGACGACTCGGACACCTGA